One window of the Archangium primigenium genome contains the following:
- a CDS encoding MJ1255/VC2487 family glycosyltransferase, whose product MRILYGVVGEGMGHATRSRVLLEELTREHEVQIVVSGRAKDYLSKRFENVHGIWGLTLAYEGNSVKKLQTLLQNLSGAVKGWPHNIRQYFELAESFKPDVVVSDFESFSYLFGRNHRLPVISVDNMQIINRCKHEPELLAGWEDDFEGTRALVKAKLPGCFHYLATTFFYPPVRKERTSLLPSILRPEILAAKSEPGEHLLVYQTTTTNTALPDILKQSGLTCHIYGLRRDLTEDVRDGNLLYRPFSEKGFIDDLRTARAVVAGGGYTLMSEAVYLRKPMLTLPLKGQFEQVLNALYLEKLGYGMHASELTVDVLRDFLQRVPRCQEALKGYEQDGNVKMIAALREQLARAAEDKGRWWDAAERDGLVKG is encoded by the coding sequence ATGCGAATCCTCTACGGTGTCGTTGGCGAAGGCATGGGTCATGCCACCCGCTCCCGGGTCCTGCTCGAGGAACTCACCCGGGAGCACGAGGTGCAGATCGTCGTCTCCGGGCGCGCCAAGGACTACCTGTCCAAGCGCTTCGAGAACGTCCACGGCATCTGGGGCCTCACCCTGGCGTACGAGGGCAACTCGGTGAAGAAGCTGCAGACGCTGCTGCAGAACCTCTCCGGCGCGGTGAAGGGCTGGCCGCACAACATCCGCCAGTACTTCGAGCTGGCGGAGAGCTTCAAGCCGGACGTGGTGGTGAGCGACTTCGAGAGCTTCAGCTACCTGTTCGGCCGCAACCACCGCCTGCCCGTCATCAGCGTGGACAACATGCAGATCATCAACCGGTGCAAGCACGAGCCGGAGCTGCTCGCCGGGTGGGAGGACGACTTCGAGGGCACGCGCGCGCTCGTGAAGGCGAAGCTGCCCGGGTGCTTCCACTACTTGGCCACCACGTTCTTCTATCCGCCCGTGCGCAAGGAGCGCACGTCGCTGCTGCCCTCCATCCTGCGGCCGGAGATCCTCGCCGCGAAGTCCGAGCCCGGTGAGCACCTGCTCGTCTACCAGACCACCACCACCAACACGGCGCTGCCGGACATCCTCAAGCAGAGCGGCCTGACGTGCCACATCTACGGCCTGCGCCGCGACCTCACCGAGGACGTGCGGGACGGCAACCTGCTCTACCGGCCCTTCAGCGAGAAGGGCTTCATCGACGACCTGCGCACCGCGCGCGCGGTGGTGGCCGGCGGGGGCTACACCCTCATGAGCGAGGCCGTCTACCTGCGCAAGCCCATGCTCACCCTGCCGCTCAAGGGCCAGTTCGAGCAGGTGCTCAACGCGCTCTACCTGGAGAAACTCGGCTACGGCATGCACGCGTCCGAGCTCACCGTGGACGTGCTGCGCGACTTCCTCCAGCGCGTGCCCCGGTGCCAGGAGGCCCTCAAGGGCTACGAGCAGGACGGCAACGTGAAGATGATCGCCGCCCTGCGCGAGCAGCTCGCCCGGGCCGCCGAGGACAAGGGCCGCTGGTGGGACGCCGCCGAGCGCGATGGCCTCGTGAAGGGCTGA
- a CDS encoding LysR family transcriptional regulator, which produces MQLESLKMFCDVVETGSFSRAAQLNHVTQSAVSQQIRALENRYEQKLLSRSARQVTPTPAGERLFRGCKEILARFAEVEQEIREQSTEVQGTTTVSTIYSVGLHELRNVQKQLLKTHPKVNMRLNYRRNDQVYDDVILGAAEIGIVAYPQPRAGVDIHPFRDDKLAVVCAPNHSFATKSKVSLTALSGVPFIAFDREAPTRKALDRLVREKNLDLNPVMEIDNVETIKRAVEMGIGVAILPMATVSAEVAQGTLVSKPFAEGAVSRPIGLLIRKGKYLDRASAAVLEAFKLAEAAGDES; this is translated from the coding sequence ATGCAGCTTGAATCCTTGAAGATGTTCTGTGACGTGGTGGAGACGGGCTCCTTCTCGCGAGCCGCGCAGCTCAACCACGTGACGCAGTCGGCGGTGAGCCAGCAGATCCGCGCCCTGGAGAACCGGTACGAGCAGAAGCTGTTGTCGCGCAGCGCGCGGCAGGTGACGCCGACGCCCGCCGGCGAGCGGCTGTTCCGCGGGTGCAAGGAGATCCTCGCCCGCTTCGCCGAGGTGGAGCAGGAGATCCGCGAGCAGTCCACGGAGGTGCAGGGCACCACGACGGTGTCCACCATCTACTCGGTGGGCCTGCACGAGCTGCGCAACGTGCAGAAGCAGCTGCTCAAGACGCACCCCAAGGTGAACATGCGCCTGAACTACCGGCGCAACGACCAGGTGTACGACGACGTCATCCTGGGCGCGGCGGAGATTGGCATCGTGGCCTACCCGCAGCCGCGCGCGGGCGTGGACATCCACCCCTTTCGCGACGACAAGCTCGCGGTGGTGTGCGCGCCCAACCACTCCTTCGCCACCAAGAGCAAGGTGAGCCTCACGGCGCTCTCGGGCGTGCCCTTCATCGCCTTCGACCGCGAGGCACCCACGCGCAAGGCGCTGGACCGGCTGGTGCGCGAGAAGAACCTGGACCTGAACCCGGTGATGGAGATCGACAACGTCGAGACCATCAAGCGCGCGGTGGAGATGGGCATCGGCGTGGCCATCCTGCCCATGGCCACGGTGTCGGCCGAGGTGGCGCAGGGCACGCTCGTGTCCAAGCCCTTCGCCGAGGGCGCGGTGTCGCGGCCCATCGGCCTGCTCATCCGCAAGGGCAAGTACCTGGACCGGGCCTCGGCCGCGGTGCTCGAGGCCTTCAAGCTGGCCGAGGCCGCGGGCGACGAGTCCTGA